CGACACAGGAAATCGTCACAGTCCCCAATGTCATTCGTACTTTAATACCGGAGTCCATTGTCAGACAGTATCTCACATACGCCGAAGAGTCAAACTTCAAGCCGCTGAGCCGCAGGACACTTCTAAACATTCTCTCTAACTGTTCTGCGTCGGTGAGGAAGTCTTTGCAAGGCCTTGACTACATTAGTAGTACTGGAGCTGAAGCCTTTGATGACCTCGGCGATGTTGCGCAACGCCTAGGAGATAGTTTTATGGGGATGTCATGGGCCAAGGAGCAAACCGATCGCCTCAAAACATCCAAACGGTACTTGAAGACTGACTACAAGGTAAGGCTATGCTTGACCAATTAATGTCAATACTGTTAAGCCCCACTCCCTTTCCaatgaggcaaaaaaaaaaatgcatgtttGTAAGATGCTATACTATGGACAAAGGTGTGTCTGGGGAGGGGTACTTGGAGCCTTCGAATGAGAGAGGGGTAACAAATGCTACTGCGTATAATAATAGTTTGTTACTGTTTCCCTTATGTAGGTGCACGTGGCGAGGACTTCCAGCGTCCCAGACCATTGCAGACAATTCGCATTAAGTGATCCTCGAGACAAAGACTATCAGTCCGAGTGTGACCACGCTCACCAAGAAACATGTGATCGATGCGAAGAGTTGACAGCTGTTCTACTGGAGATCGACAAAGCGATCCGATTGATGTCTGCCAATAATGTATCAGAGGACACCAGAGAGGAGCTCACGTTTGTAGCCTATCAAGCCAAACAGAATATCGAGGCTTGGAAGGCGCATCTGCTACGAAGCGTTAACCAAGATGACGCACGTCTTGACATCCTTGACGTCCTCGATGAGACCTCTGTCTTTCTCGTACAAGATTGGGCGATGAAATTCTTACCGAGGAAATATCGCGAAAGCCAGAGTGATTGGTTCGCTAAGCGCGGCTTGTCGTGGCATATAACAGTGGCTACTAGGCGCATGGGCCAAGACCAAGATTTCGAGATGATGACATTCGCCCATGTCTTTCAGTCGATTAACCAGGATACACCGGCCGTCCAAGCAATCATGAGTGATGTCATCGGAAAACTAAAGAAAGTAATGCCCAGCCTTATGGTAGCATACTTCAGACAGGATAACGCTGGTTGTTATCGAAGCGGTGGGACCATCGTGGGCACCATTCAAGCTGGGCAGCTTCATGGCGTAACGGTCAAGCGACTGGACTTCTCCGACACCCAAGACGGCAAGGGGGCTTGTGATAGGAAGTCTGCTACTATCAAGGCCCACATCAGAATACATCTTAATGAAGGACATGATGTGGAGACAGCCAGCCAAATGGTGAATGCCATGAAATCATCAGGAGGCGTGTCTGCCCTTTGTGCCTTGTTGTGTGATAGTGTAATACCACCAAATCCTGCAACAAAGATCAAGTTCGACGGAGttagcacagtcacaaatgttgAATATGGCGACGGATATATTCGAGTGTGGAAAGCTTATGGCATTGGGCCTGGAAAAAAGATTCCGCTTGCCAAGATTAACATACCGGCCAATTTCCCTATCGCACAGCTTTCTTCTCTTTCGGCAGATGAGGAAGTGTCTGACAAGTTTTGTCCTCTGAagtcaagaataacaaaagatcCACCCGTTCCTCGAAAAGGAGAACAAAGCCTACCTCCTACAAGCAACGAGCTTTTCGCATGCCCCGAGGAAGGGTGCACGACATCGTATCAGAGATTTTCGTCCCTCCAGAGACATTTGGACTGCGGTAAGCACGTCCGCGCATTAGAGAGTGAAACCATGCTTGACAAAGCCGTACGGGGATATGCTGCAAGGCTCGAAAGCCAGTTCACGAGAGTTCCACAGTTTGGAGAAGATGCAACGGTGACGAATGTTTCTACTCGACAGCCACATTTGAAGATGGGGTGGGCTCTGAAATTGGCCCAGACGAGCAGGGCTAGGTTTACGGACAAACAAAAAGAGTATTTAGTGAACAAGTTCTTGGTCGGGGAAACGACAGGACAAAAAGCAAATGCAGTTCAAGTCGCGAGGTCGATGATGACGGCTCGAGATGCATCTGGCAACCGCATGTTCTCCAGTGCGGAATTTCTAACTCCGAAGCAAATAATGAGCTTCTTTTCACGGCTAGCGGCAAAGCGAAACCTCAATATCCATACAGATGCGCGGACGATCCCTGAAGAAGAGGATGATGACGAAGTAGTAGTCATGGAGGAAGCGTTTGGAGAGCTACGAGACCACGAGATGACTAGAATACAGCCAACCCACCCGATCTGGTTCGAGAGCTTCAATCTTTGTCTCCTTAGATCCAATTCTAAGCTCTCCTCATTTGCCATCAGCATACTAAAAGCCATATGTGATCATTTGGGCATTTCCACGGAAGACATCACCGCTAAAAGGAAAAAGCCATACATTTCAAGGCTCGAGGAATTCCTGAAGCAGTGTTCTTGCTGCGAATCACAAGACGTGTGAGGAACTGATTGCTTGTAGCCTGCGTGACAGCCTCCACTAATTTGTTATTATTAGGTAATAATTACAAATAATAACAAATTAGTGGCAGCTGTCACGCAGGCTTATTGCTTGCTGCTTTGGAAATATGATAATAATCAGAAATAAGCTGAAATAGAGGCAGTTAGTGCTTAGTATAGTATAATGACATATGGATTCTGTCAATGAAGTGCATTGAGAAAAGGAGTAGTCCATGAATCGTGACTTGCATCTGTTCAAACTAGTCTTTCGAGCATGGCCCCACTGTCGAGCAGAAAACACGCGAGTGTGCGCAGGTGCTGCATATGGCATTTGCACTTACCAGAAGCTCGCCACATACTAGAAAGTGTATATTTATATGAAACAGATTTCTTCAAAAAGTCATAGCCGATAGTGCGTTGCCGTCCATCTTGCGGCGGCTAAGAGGAAGGCTTGTGGAAGCAGCTGTGGGAAACAGGAATGTTTCTGTACTTGTGAATTATTTGGACGTTAGGAAacttaaggccgggacacactcgGCGATAAGTCGCTGTGACACGTCGCGgttaattttgtcgctgcgatcagtagcaggaattcaaactggtttgaattcgtgcgactgattgCAGCGACATGGTCcaccatattgaattagaaaactggTTCACATctcccctcatacgagatcactgcgtatGCACCAAACAGGCGTCGCCTCGCAgggacttgttttgcaagtagaaCGCACGCAGGGACTTGAGGGTATAGCTGCGGCTGTCGCTTAGTGTGTCTCGGTCTTAATTGTTGTAGGCGCGTCTTAaccctggttttcactagcgacgcaagcacaagcacaagcataagcagcttatgctagtgaaaacgaacgtcgacataagcatcaaaatcaaccacagcaaccgccattttttttcaaaagttcagacgcagggaatctagaacgagtgctttaattggccagacgcagcaaatttccttgtgcttatgctgcgtttcgttttcacacgacgcaagcgaacgcaagcataagcgcaagcacaaggtaaagtaaaatatttgatccttgtgtttatgcttgcgtcaaccccgttttcacggtgaaatatgCGCTCTtattgcgcttgtgcttgcgcttgcgTCGCTCGTGAAACCAGGCTTCACGCATGCCTTCGTGCGTCACGCAATCAATAAAATACACTTTGCTCGATTTCGTGTGCTgtattcaacctcgttcccagggtctctcttctctgcctccattgtcgttgagagaa
The sequence above is a segment of the Montipora foliosa isolate CH-2021 chromosome 2, ASM3666993v2, whole genome shotgun sequence genome. Coding sequences within it:
- the LOC137989579 gene encoding uncharacterized protein, coding for MMEVGPVAESTPAPTIKLSKDTPVFQTPEGSLYSPSVQTTLDVTCTPAQRDRSRSAGHENKTPLEKMNQFLESKDISPVRYPITVPWTESSARTRRRHVRKARQAVGAVLEEVAPNQSAQLWKTLVSYKSLEPQESSSDSEEEDDENVDHVLMATLSDCYMNADTWQVRRQILSIVADKLAFRTMKSWIPGLTRYRFSTAREHALRHDRGVPPASQVQTKMFVSQTQVDHFLDFITSPHIIQDLPFGEKSIKLSTQEIVTVPNVIRTLIPESIVRQYLTYAEESNFKPLSRRTLLNILSNCSASVRKSLQGLDYISSTGAEAFDDLGDVAQRLGDSFMGMSWAKEQTDRLKTSKRYLKTDYKVHVARTSSVPDHCRQFALSDPRDKDYQSECDHAHQETCDRCEELTAVLLEIDKAIRLMSANNVSEDTREELTFVAYQAKQNIEAWKAHLLRSVNQDDARLDILDVLDETSVFLVQDWAMKFLPRKYRESQSDWFAKRGLSWHITVATRRMGQDQDFEMMTFAHVFQSINQDTPAVQAIMSDVIGKLKKVMPSLMVAYFRQDNAGCYRSGGTIVGTIQAGQLHGVTVKRLDFSDTQDGKGACDRKSATIKAHIRIHLNEGHDVETASQMVNAMKSSGGVSALCALLCDSVIPPNPATKIKFDGVSTVTNVEYGDGYIRVWKAYGIGPGKKIPLAKINIPANFPIAQLSSLSADEEVSDKFCPLKSRITKDPPVPRKGEQSLPPTSNELFACPEEGCTTSYQRFSSLQRHLDCGKHVRALESETMLDKAVRGYAARLESQFTRVPQFGEDATVTNVSTRQPHLKMGWALKLAQTSRARFTDKQKEYLVNKFLVGETTGQKANAVQVARSMMTARDASGNRMFSSAEFLTPKQIMSFFSRLAAKRNLNIHTDARTIPEEEDDDEVVVMEEAFGELRDHEMTRIQPTHPIWFESFNLCLLRSNSKLSSFAISILKAICDHLGISTEDITAKRKKPYISRLEEFLKQCSCCESQDV